The nucleotide window GGTGAATTCAATAGGTCAATGCAACACCTTATAATTGATTATTAATTAGGTTGTTATGACTGACTTATCAAAACGTGGTTTAAGTGATATTGAAAAGCTGAAAGCATGGTTCTTATGGCGTGAAGGTAAAACGCTTAGCGAAATAGGCTTGACGCTTGATAGGCATGCTGGTTCTATATTCGGTGTACTTAAATTAAAAGGTGGAATATCGCCAGTGCAACGAAAACGTCGATTATCGTTTCTTTCTTTAGAAGAGCGAGAAGATATATCAAGAGGTTTAGCTTCAGGCTTATCTATCAGGGCAATAGCTCGTAATGTAGAAAAGGCAGCGTCAACAGTAAGCCGTGAAATCAAACGCAATGGTGGTATTGCCAAATACCGTGCAGTTACGGCTGATAAAAATGCGCTAGAGCGAGCATTAAGGCCAAAGCAATGTAAATTGCAAAAAGGTAATCCACTTAGCGATTTGGTTGAATCTAAGCTACTAGATGACTGGTCACCAGAGCAAATTTCTGGCTGGTTAAAAATAAAACACCCAGCATCATCTGAAATGCATATCTCACATGAGACTATTTATAAAACGTTATTTATCCCATCACGCTATATTTTCGAAAAAGCAGTCCTTAGCTATCTTCGCTCAAAACGTAAGTTGAGGCATGGTAAACGCTCAACAAATAAGGGAATTTATAAAGGTATTATTGATGCTAAAACAATTCATGAAAGGCCTCATGAAATTGAAACACGAGAAACTCTAGGTCACTGGGAGGGCGA belongs to Pseudoalteromonas aliena SW19 and includes:
- a CDS encoding IS30 family transposase — protein: MTDLSKRGLSDIEKLKAWFLWREGKTLSEIGLTLDRHAGSIFGVLKLKGGISPVQRKRRLSFLSLEEREDISRGLASGLSIRAIARNVEKAASTVSREIKRNGGIAKYRAVTADKNALERALRPKQCKLQKGNPLSDLVESKLLDDWSPEQISGWLKIKHPASSEMHISHETIYKTLFIPSRYIFEKAVLSYLRSKRKLRHGKRSTNKGIYKGIIDAKTIHERPHEIETRETLGHWEGDLISGSSNSHIATLVDRKTRYTALVQVNGKDTKNVVNALILKFNGLPKALKNTLTWDRGMELADHKRFTKNTNTDVYFCDPSSPWQRGTNENTNRLLRQYFPKKTSLHGFDQRYLDKIANKLNNRPRRILNYLTPNDMIKNHVALTT